The following proteins are co-located in the Malassezia restricta chromosome II, complete sequence genome:
- a CDS encoding large subunit ribosomal protein L15, whose amino-acid sequence MLVSRPAVLVPLVRALTGAARPIARTAFETVRPASPRIATYATSAIRIGNLTPAVPKKNSKRLGRGDGSGRGGTSTRGHKGQKARAGNGKPKPGFEGGQTPLTRLIPKRGFTNPHKQHYAPLNVDRLQYWIDQGRLDPTQPITARELYASRCVHNVKDGIKLLGDGHAHLRTPVHLVVSRASRSAITAVEAAGGSIVCRYYNALSLRALVKPHKWLAKNEPLPRFADPVSQKDLLWYSSPNHRGYLALRDRIASTA is encoded by the coding sequence ATGCTCGTGAGCCGACCAGCcgtgctcgtgccgctcgtgcgcgcccTCAcaggagcggcgcgtccgaTCGCGCGCACAGCATTCGAGACAGTGCGTCCTGCATCCCCTCGGATAGCGACCTATGCGACGTCTGCGATTCGTATCGGCAACTTGACGCCGGCCGTCCCGAAGAAGAATAGCAAGCGCCTGGGTCGCGGAGATGGCTCAGGCCGTGGTGGTACGTCTACGCGCGGTCACAAGGGCCAAAAGGCGCGCGCGGGCAACGGCAAGCCCAAGCCAGGTTTTGAAGGAGGACAGACGCCCCTGACGCGCTTGATTCCGAAGCGCGGCTTTACGAACCCGCACAAGCAGCACTATGCGCCCCTGAACGTCGACCGCCTGCAGTACTGGATCGATCAGGGCCGACTGGACCCCACTCAGCCGATTACGGCGCGTGAGTTGTATGCCAGCCGGTGCGTGCACAACGTCAAAGACGGCATCAAGCTCTTGGGCGatggccatgcgcatctgcGCACGCCCGTCCACCTAGTCGTATCGCGGgcttcgcgctcggccaTTACGGCCGTCGAAGCGGCTGGCGGCTCGATCGTGTGCCGCTACTACAATGCTCTCAGTCTCCGGGCACTTGTCAAGCCGCACAAGTGGCTCGCCAAGAACGAGCCACTCCCGCGCTTTGCGGACCCCGTGTCACAAAAAGACCTGCTCTGGTACTCGTCGCCCAACCACCGTGGATacctcgcgctgcgtgacCGCATCGCCTCGACGGCATAG
- a CDS encoding ATP-dependent RNA helicase DDX23/PRP28, whose product MAPPLSVDELLAQQAQQPVARPRFVSRKEREKHREAEQAAASEADAAKQAQVKRARIDWLHRGDAKPAPAPAADVRTRPVRRARDTMKRFHFEWSADDDTSEAGVAGDVSAPVLRRRAGMDGSERSASGRSTMPSILAEKPWSDKTLEEMRPRDWRIFREDYQIQIKGGTDAPPPLRAWRESRCIPPALLDAIDALGYREPTPIQRQAIPVGLQCRDLIGLAETGSGKTLSFVVPMLAHVLRTSRTHGGPYGLILAPTRELAQQIEVEAHKLARQLGGVRVVSIVGGRDLGEQAHWLGEGADMVIATPGRLQDCLERHMLVLTECRFLVLDEADRMIDMNYEDALHAILDCLPAQRTTMLYSATMPPTVDRMARTYLQQPLTIVIGQAGQAVGTVEQRVEMIHSEAERLQGTLQALDSGLAPPMMVFVNQKANADVVGRELRRAGWHVAILHSGLSQPQREAAIASVREGVNEILCCTDIGARGLDLPNVSLVVNYQFPTQFASYIHRIGRTGRAGRRGCAVTMVGDDDAEHFYALRLELAKSPVSSVPAFLAQHPAAMAST is encoded by the coding sequence atggcgccgccgctgtcggtggatgagctgctggcacagcaggcgcagcagccagTGGCGCGGCCACGCTTTGTGTCgcgcaaggagcgcgagaagcATCGAGAGGCGGAGCAAGCCGCTGCATCGGAGGCTGACGCGGCCAAGCAGGCGCAGGTGAAGCGCGCGCGTATCGACTGGCTGCATCGAGGCGACGCGAagcctgcgccagcgcccgCCGCGgatgtgcgcacgcgcccggtgcgacgtgcgcgagatACCATGAAGCGCTTCCACTTTGAGTGGAGTGCGGACGACGATACGAGTGAGGCGGGTGTGGCGGGCGACGTCTCTGCGCCggtcctgcgccgccgggCGGGTATGGACGGCTCGGAGCGAAGTGCTTCGGGCAGGAGCACGATGCCGTCTATTTTGGCAGAGAAGCCATGGTCGGACAAGACGCTGGAGGAGATGCGTCCGCGCGACTGGCGCATCTTCCGCGAGGATTATCAGATCCAAATCAAGGGCGGTACGGatgcgccaccgccgctgcgtgcgtggcgcgagtcgcgctgTATACCGCCTGCCTTGCTGGATgcgatcgatgcgcttggGTACCGCGAGCCGACGCCGATTCAGCGGCAGGCGATCCCGGTGGGGCTGCAGTGTCGTGACCTCATTGGCCTGGCCGAGACAGGGTCCGGCAAGACGTTGTCGTTTGTGGTGCCGATGCtcgcgcatgtgctgcgGACGTCGCGGACGCACGGGGGTCCGTACGGCCTCATTCTTGCGCCGACGCGTGAGTTGGCGCAGCAAATCGAGGTCGAGGCGCACAAGCTGGCGCGGCAGTtgggcggcgtgcgtgtcgtgtCGATTGTCGGTGGCCGTGATCTGGGCGAGCAGGCGCATTGGCTCGGTGAGGGTGCCGATATGGTCATTGCGACGCCAGGGCGACTGCAAGACTGCCTGGAGCGGCATATGCTCGTGCTGACAGAGTGCCGCTTtctcgtgctggatgaggcgGACCGGATGATTGACATGAACTATGAggacgcgctgcatgcgaTTCTCGACTGCCTGCcagcgcagcgcacgacgatGCTGTACtcggcgacgatgccgccgacgGTCGATCGGATGGCGCGCACGTACCTCCAGCAGCCGCTCACGATCGTGATCGGCCAGGCCGGCCAGGCTGTCGGCACGGTTGAGCAGCGTGTAGAGATGATCCATTCGGAGGCGGAGCGGTTGCAGGGcacgctgcaggcgctggacaGTGGCTTGGCGCCGCCGATGATGGTGTTTGTCAACCAGAAAGCGAATGCGGACGTGGTGGGCCGTGAGCTGCGTCGGGCCGGCTGGCATGTGGCGATTCTGCACTCGGGACTCTCGCAGCCGCAGCGCGAAGCTGCGATTGCGTCGGTGCGGGAGGGCGTGAATGAGATTCTGTGCTGCACGGACATTGGCGCGCGTGGCTTGGATCTGCCGAACGTGTCGCTGGTGGTGAATTATCAGTTCCCCACGCAGTTTGCCTCGTACATCCACCGGATCGGACGCACgggccgtgctggccgaCGGGGCTGCGCTGTCACGATGgtcggcgacgacgatgccgagcacTTTtacgcgctgcgcctcgagctggccaagtcgcccgTCTCGTCGGTCCCGGCATTTTTGGCGCAGCATCccgcggccatggcatctACATAG